The proteins below come from a single Eubacterium limosum genomic window:
- the phoU gene encoding phosphate signaling complex protein PhoU, producing the protein MREVYNEELKTIKNEILLMSSQAERMLSDSITALEEQNVKLARSVISRDDIVDLKEIQLQQIVSEVIARQQPVAGDLRRLSSTYKIITNLERIADLAVNICQKVICLRKEEYYKKLDNIPQMAKMVEDQLKMCIEAYIDEDISKMDDVIRYEDEIDRLNNTLHSDCIAEINKNPEMALQAMSFSFIGSHLERIGDHATNIFETVYFIVTGNYMDFNDLNTIPEDE; encoded by the coding sequence ATGAGAGAAGTTTATAATGAAGAATTAAAAACCATTAAGAATGAAATTCTGCTGATGTCTTCTCAGGCAGAACGGATGCTGTCCGATTCAATTACAGCGCTGGAAGAACAGAATGTAAAACTGGCCAGAAGTGTTATCAGCCGTGATGATATCGTGGATTTAAAGGAAATTCAGCTTCAACAGATTGTCAGTGAGGTTATTGCAAGACAGCAGCCGGTCGCAGGGGATTTGAGAAGGCTTTCTTCAACCTATAAGATTATTACAAATCTTGAGAGAATCGCGGATTTAGCGGTTAATATCTGCCAAAAAGTGATCTGTCTGCGCAAAGAGGAATACTATAAAAAACTTGATAATATTCCGCAGATGGCAAAGATGGTGGAAGACCAGCTGAAAATGTGTATAGAGGCTTATATTGATGAGGATATCAGCAAAATGGACGATGTGATCCGGTATGAGGATGAAATTGACCGTTTGAACAATACCCTGCACAGTGACTGTATTGCAGAAATCAACAAAAATCCGGAGATGGCTCTTCAGGCCATGAGTTTTTCCTTTATTGGGAGTCATCTGGAGAGAATCGGCGATCATGCCACCAATATTTTTGAAACAGTATATTTTATTGTGACCGGAAATTATATGGATTTTAATGATTTAAACACAATTCCTGAAGACGAGTAA
- a CDS encoding fibronectin type III domain-containing protein: MKKWLACFMSVVMLFASFPVSILAEESGQEPAAQMTENDTVTENQEEGETAESAEKPSSEAVESPEPQPENKEAGVIYAGASADLVGNIEVEIHFNQPKTKLSETAVLTLAASDGTSKEIPLKDVISEKATTDFGSRSIQYKTLLFDRDSNGVDSSNVLCNEQEPDAKIYFANVNFYSLPIGDYTVTVSDKGMVPAQAQVSLQGSSKRVEFMGGSILTGDVDQNGSIDDADYDAVMKSLGSSEADCDLNGDGTVDIVDLVYLQENMGVSHDSGKVQISDTSPIVDPGNVTFEKDKTDPVTIKSGDIAQLFSTASDQAGMVQFAREDGSSISEDTPLLIPLVMKEPVVATELRIAPSELGLENAPKRGTIEVTDEFEEIHSYKFDLQDKADYLFLTDEASPSTIVVDLKGQVAIKKVTIIVKETNKASSNLAEISKVEFLNNTKDKIVEQVTSIPTNVQVASGNESLSVSWEAQSNVTGYEVKMSYTDPKSGKAETVLTPVDGTSLTISDLTNFVEYKISVQSVNRSEGGNWESGFSAPVIGIPLPTSVPEQPEGITLKGGYRQITVNWEKQKNSTGYNVYYREKGNGEYTKVGGLENTSYVIENLKDQAEYEVYLTGYNAIGEGAKSSVYTCATESIEPPVTSNYKLINRAGEINQPTAHIKDVTYPYLKESDYEQAYDKFDIVDNDYSSYWNYGGWDAGGWSGKLQAPVVEFDQSYEMNDIVLVRGEGEPSTYNAYMKIRWWDEAGQAHDLNIGKDFVVQAKKSTNGKEYYRIRINEKIKPVKIQMNPALYWPGAPNARCRISEIKFYAYDSLADETNALFVDDLHVELRDSVTMEVVDKLIERANTPDAVSGEFHPDKDSILSELTLAKAILSETNIDDTVLVDQNVSNAKNGNLGFAMALNDFQPLGLAAKAGDTINVYVGTEGSVLPQLVYTQYHPDVKTGWSKTVNLKKGKNEITLEQIGGEDSERGGALYIRYPNASPSGKDIKVRVAGATKIPYLNLTGITDENDSKAAIQSYIKELKDFVAKVPDMYAGEESKYQWDKKSSIYNSTDIMTNQMLLSVPATAVLEALNGSESEQIEQLYQNSLAMEQLMDITYNSKGLSRDAEDAKDKWPGSRINIRYTRMFTGAFMYATGQHIGIEYGSVGGMTHGRPHTKQADGTMGGGNLYGWGIAHEIGHVTDEGDMVYGETSNNILSQLVKTFDEKAEARADYPGIYQKVTSGTKGYASNVFTQLGMFWQLHLAYDDTYNNLDDPDSFYGRLYQNYRRNTMKTDKDNLLIRMASDTAKKDLTAYFEKWGLTPNEETIEYVSKYPKEERAIYYLNDGARHKRIEKAPAMAKNTKVEATLNHKVEDGKDSKQISFNLGVNKSSEAILGYEIIRNGEVVGFTTDNTYTDVISSMNNRVLKYEVVAYDNYLNKTEALALEPIKIQHDGSIAKTKWTMDTDMTSEGDEYIEDCTGSGLSHPALAKLYDNDYSSIYEGTKTTNNPQITINLHENMPVVGFKYTAAVKDGAFVENTIKNYTIQVSEDGVKWQDAAKGSFAMTTEKPEATVYFNEKDQEGANQLITYRAEYVRIIANGAAGVSAAEFDIIGPPGDNVELEQNGIGLLEEDFVYDPDQPAIKAGSLIFTGSYRGHPGFNAVLLKDQDGNNVVGKDNEAASIFMANIPENGNIGEISQGTWIYWIDKEQLDMKKLPGAVKVELYRVNNMETNEGQRLTSDTFDVELPDSLPNIRLTGEQIPEE, encoded by the coding sequence ATGAAAAAATGGTTAGCTTGTTTTATGTCAGTTGTTATGCTGTTTGCGAGCTTTCCGGTATCTATTCTGGCGGAAGAATCAGGACAGGAGCCTGCTGCCCAAATGACAGAGAATGATACCGTGACAGAAAATCAGGAAGAGGGTGAGACAGCGGAAAGTGCGGAGAAGCCATCTTCTGAGGCGGTTGAGTCTCCTGAGCCTCAGCCGGAAAATAAAGAGGCAGGTGTCATCTATGCAGGAGCGTCTGCTGACCTGGTGGGAAATATCGAGGTGGAAATCCACTTTAACCAGCCGAAGACAAAGCTGTCAGAAACAGCAGTCCTGACTCTGGCAGCCAGCGACGGTACGTCCAAGGAAATTCCTTTAAAGGATGTCATCAGTGAAAAAGCCACAACGGATTTTGGCAGCAGGAGCATCCAGTATAAGACACTGCTTTTTGACAGAGATTCCAATGGAGTGGACAGCAGCAACGTTCTTTGCAATGAGCAGGAGCCCGATGCGAAGATTTATTTTGCCAATGTCAATTTTTACAGCCTGCCAATTGGCGACTACACCGTCACAGTCTCTGACAAGGGGATGGTACCAGCCCAGGCGCAGGTAAGCCTCCAGGGCAGCTCCAAGCGTGTCGAATTTATGGGCGGTTCAATTTTAACAGGCGATGTCGACCAAAACGGCAGCATTGACGATGCCGATTACGATGCGGTCATGAAAAGCCTTGGTTCTTCTGAAGCAGACTGTGACCTGAATGGAGATGGAACCGTGGATATTGTCGATCTGGTCTATTTACAGGAAAATATGGGTGTGTCCCATGACTCAGGAAAAGTACAGATCAGTGACACCTCCCCGATTGTAGATCCCGGCAACGTGACTTTCGAAAAAGATAAAACGGATCCTGTGACGATAAAAAGCGGCGATATTGCCCAGCTTTTCAGCACAGCCTCCGATCAGGCAGGCATGGTTCAGTTTGCCAGGGAGGATGGAAGCAGCATTTCAGAGGATACGCCTCTGTTAATTCCGCTTGTAATGAAGGAGCCAGTCGTAGCGACAGAGCTTCGCATTGCCCCAAGTGAACTGGGGCTTGAAAATGCGCCAAAGAGGGGAACCATTGAGGTGACCGATGAATTTGAAGAGATACATAGCTATAAGTTTGACCTTCAGGACAAGGCGGATTATCTCTTTTTAACCGATGAAGCCTCCCCGTCAACCATTGTTGTTGACCTGAAAGGGCAGGTCGCGATTAAAAAGGTTACGATCATTGTAAAAGAAACCAATAAGGCGAGCAGTAATTTGGCGGAAATTTCAAAGGTTGAATTCTTGAATAATACCAAGGATAAGATTGTCGAGCAGGTGACGAGCATCCCGACAAACGTTCAGGTAGCCTCTGGCAATGAAAGCCTGAGTGTCAGCTGGGAAGCACAGAGTAATGTAACAGGCTATGAGGTCAAAATGAGTTATACGGACCCCAAAAGCGGTAAGGCAGAGACTGTACTGACGCCTGTGGATGGAACTTCCCTGACGATCAGTGATCTGACCAACTTTGTGGAGTATAAAATTTCGGTTCAGTCTGTTAACCGATCAGAGGGCGGAAACTGGGAAAGCGGCTTTAGCGCGCCCGTAATAGGAATACCGCTGCCAACCTCAGTGCCTGAGCAGCCAGAGGGGATCACGCTAAAAGGCGGATACCGCCAGATTACAGTTAACTGGGAAAAACAAAAAAATTCTACCGGATATAATGTCTACTACCGTGAAAAGGGAAACGGTGAATACACCAAGGTTGGGGGTTTAGAAAACACCAGCTATGTGATTGAAAACCTTAAGGATCAGGCTGAATATGAGGTTTATCTGACCGGCTATAACGCCATTGGCGAAGGGGCAAAATCATCTGTATATACCTGCGCCACAGAATCCATCGAGCCGCCGGTTACCTCAAATTATAAGCTGATCAACCGTGCCGGTGAGATTAACCAGCCCACTGCCCATATTAAGGACGTCACTTATCCCTATTTAAAGGAAAGTGATTATGAACAGGCCTATGATAAATTTGATATTGTGGACAATGACTATTCCTCGTATTGGAACTATGGGGGCTGGGATGCCGGCGGCTGGTCAGGCAAGCTTCAGGCGCCGGTCGTAGAATTTGACCAGTCCTATGAAATGAATGATATAGTGCTGGTGCGCGGCGAAGGTGAGCCAAGTACTTATAACGCATACATGAAAATCCGCTGGTGGGATGAGGCCGGGCAGGCACACGACCTGAACATCGGAAAAGATTTTGTGGTTCAGGCGAAAAAGAGCACCAATGGAAAAGAATACTACCGTATCCGCATCAATGAAAAGATTAAACCTGTAAAAATTCAGATGAATCCGGCGCTCTACTGGCCAGGCGCTCCGAATGCGCGCTGCCGCATTTCGGAAATAAAATTCTACGCCTATGACAGTCTGGCAGATGAAACAAACGCTCTGTTCGTGGATGATTTACATGTGGAACTGAGGGACAGTGTAACCATGGAGGTTGTGGATAAGCTTATTGAGCGCGCCAATACTCCAGATGCTGTGAGCGGAGAGTTCCATCCGGATAAGGATTCCATCCTTTCAGAGCTCACGCTGGCAAAAGCGATTCTGAGTGAAACCAATATTGATGATACGGTTCTTGTGGACCAGAATGTATCAAACGCCAAAAATGGCAATCTGGGCTTTGCCATGGCGCTGAATGATTTTCAGCCGCTGGGCCTGGCCGCAAAAGCAGGCGATACCATCAATGTTTATGTGGGAACAGAAGGGAGTGTCCTCCCGCAGCTTGTCTATACTCAATACCATCCTGACGTCAAAACAGGCTGGAGCAAGACCGTTAATTTAAAGAAAGGGAAGAATGAAATTACCCTTGAGCAGATTGGCGGCGAAGATAGTGAACGCGGCGGAGCCCTGTATATCCGTTATCCAAACGCCAGCCCATCCGGTAAGGATATCAAGGTAAGAGTGGCGGGAGCAACAAAGATCCCGTACTTGAATTTAACGGGAATTACAGATGAAAATGACTCAAAAGCAGCGATCCAGTCCTATATTAAAGAACTGAAAGATTTTGTCGCCAAAGTGCCGGACATGTATGCCGGTGAAGAATCGAAATATCAATGGGATAAAAAATCCAGCATTTACAACAGTACAGATATTATGACAAACCAGATGCTGCTTTCTGTGCCGGCGACAGCTGTGCTCGAAGCCCTTAACGGCAGCGAAAGCGAACAGATTGAACAGCTTTATCAGAATAGCCTGGCCATGGAACAGCTGATGGACATCACCTATAATTCAAAAGGACTGTCCAGAGATGCGGAGGATGCAAAAGATAAATGGCCTGGTTCCAGAATTAATATCCGGTATACCCGTATGTTTACCGGCGCGTTTATGTATGCTACCGGCCAGCATATCGGCATTGAGTATGGCTCAGTCGGCGGCATGACACACGGACGGCCACATACGAAACAGGCGGATGGAACCATGGGAGGCGGAAACCTCTATGGCTGGGGGATCGCCCATGAAATTGGACATGTGACCGATGAGGGTGACATGGTCTACGGTGAAACCTCCAATAATATTCTGTCTCAGCTTGTAAAAACCTTTGACGAAAAAGCAGAAGCACGGGCCGATTACCCTGGGATTTACCAGAAGGTCACTTCTGGCACAAAGGGCTACGCGAGCAATGTATTCACACAGCTGGGCATGTTCTGGCAGCTGCACCTCGCGTATGATGATACCTACAACAATCTCGATGATCCCGACAGCTTCTATGGCCGCCTGTATCAAAATTACCGAAGAAATACGATGAAGACAGATAAGGATAACCTGTTAATCCGTATGGCGAGTGATACAGCCAAGAAAGACTTAACCGCTTATTTTGAAAAGTGGGGATTGACGCCAAACGAAGAAACCATTGAATATGTGAGCAAGTATCCCAAAGAGGAACGGGCAATCTACTACCTGAACGACGGCGCCAGACACAAACGGATTGAAAAAGCGCCGGCGATGGCTAAGAATACAAAGGTTGAGGCGACTCTGAACCATAAAGTGGAAGATGGGAAGGACTCAAAACAGATTAGTTTCAATTTGGGCGTAAACAAAAGTTCCGAAGCGATTTTAGGCTATGAAATTATCCGAAATGGCGAGGTAGTTGGCTTTACAACAGACAATACCTATACAGACGTGATTTCCTCCATGAACAATCGTGTGCTGAAATACGAGGTGGTCGCTTATGACAATTACCTGAATAAAACCGAAGCTTTGGCGCTCGAACCGATCAAAATCCAGCATGACGGCAGCATCGCGAAGACAAAATGGACCATGGATACAGATATGACTTCGGAAGGCGATGAATATATCGAGGATTGTACGGGCTCAGGTTTAAGCCACCCGGCGCTGGCCAAGCTCTATGACAATGATTATAGCAGTATCTATGAAGGAACTAAGACCACAAACAATCCGCAGATTACCATCAATCTGCATGAAAATATGCCTGTTGTCGGCTTTAAATACACAGCAGCAGTAAAAGATGGAGCCTTTGTGGAGAATACCATCAAAAATTATACCATCCAGGTAAGTGAGGATGGTGTGAAATGGCAGGATGCCGCAAAGGGCAGCTTCGCAATGACCACAGAAAAGCCTGAAGCGACCGTTTACTTTAATGAAAAGGACCAGGAGGGTGCGAACCAGCTGATCACCTACCGGGCAGAGTATGTGCGGATCATAGCAAATGGTGCAGCAGGCGTAAGCGCGGCAGAGTTTGATATTATTGGACCTCCGGGAGATAATGTGGAGCTTGAGCAGAATGGCATAGGACTATTGGAAGAGGATTTCGTCTATGATCCAGACCAGCCGGCCATTAAAGCTGGATCCCTTATCTTTACAGGCAGCTATCGCGGACATCCGGGCTTTAATGCTGTGCTGCTGAAAGATCAGGACGGCAACAATGTTGTCGGTAAGGATAATGAAGCAGCAAGTATCTTTATGGCCAATATACCGGAAAATGGTAATATCGGTGAAATCAGCCAGGGAACCTGGATTTACTGGATTGATAAGGAGCAGCTGGATATGAAGAAGCTTCCGGGGGCGGTTAAGGTTGAGCTATACCGAGTTAATAACATGGAAACAAATGAAGGGCAGCGCCTGACCAGTGATACATTTGACGTAGAATTACCCGATAGCCTGCCGAACATCAGGCTGACCGGCGAACAGATACCAGAGGAATAG
- the pstB gene encoding phosphate ABC transporter ATP-binding protein PstB, translated as MDKKKKFDVKDLDLYYGDFQALKKINIDIYENEVTAFIGPSGCGKSTFLRCLNRMNDLIDSVRIEGTLNFDGKNIYEKDTDVIQLRTKVGMVFQKPNPFPMSIYDNIAYGPKCQGLKDKKKLDKIVHDSLVSAALWDEVSDRLGKSALGLSGGQQQRLCIARTIAMQPEVILMDEPTSALDPIATSKIEDLMEELKKDYTIIIVTHSMQQAARISDRTAFFLMGEIIEYNETNTIFMNPEDKRTEDYITGRFG; from the coding sequence ATGGATAAGAAGAAAAAATTTGATGTGAAGGATCTGGATTTATATTACGGCGATTTTCAGGCCCTGAAGAAAATCAATATTGATATTTATGAGAATGAAGTAACTGCTTTTATCGGTCCCTCCGGCTGTGGTAAATCCACATTTTTACGCTGCCTGAACCGTATGAATGATTTAATCGACTCTGTCCGTATTGAGGGGACGCTGAATTTTGACGGCAAAAATATTTATGAAAAAGATACGGATGTTATCCAGCTCAGAACAAAGGTGGGCATGGTTTTTCAGAAGCCTAACCCATTCCCGATGAGTATTTATGACAATATCGCCTATGGTCCAAAATGCCAGGGCTTGAAAGATAAGAAGAAACTTGATAAAATTGTCCATGACAGCCTGGTGAGCGCTGCGCTGTGGGATGAGGTCAGCGACCGTCTGGGCAAGTCGGCACTTGGCCTTTCCGGCGGGCAGCAGCAGCGTCTCTGCATTGCCCGAACCATTGCCATGCAGCCAGAGGTTATTCTGATGGATGAACCAACCTCTGCCCTTGACCCTATTGCCACTTCAAAAATTGAAGACCTGATGGAGGAGCTTAAAAAGGATTATACCATTATTATCGTAACACACTCCATGCAGCAGGCGGCCAGAATCTCAGACAGGACTGCGTTTTTCCTTATGGGAGAAATCATCGAGTATAATGAAACCAACACCATTTTTATGAATCCGGAAGATAAACGTACTGAAGATTACATTACCGGACGATTTGGTTGA